A window of the Chanodichthys erythropterus isolate Z2021 chromosome 21, ASM2448905v1, whole genome shotgun sequence genome harbors these coding sequences:
- the cbx8b gene encoding chromobox protein homolog 8b, giving the protein MELSAVGERVFAAESIIKRRIRRGRMEYLVKWKGWSAKYSTWEPEENILDSRLFVAFEEREREREIFGPKKRGPKLKTFLLKAQAKEKAKSYEFRNESSRGIHVAYASPEPVVTPRAREGLRAVVPTIFPPSTVNRGESVRLSPPEPREHRSSPSARPSTDAFTLAPKKRGRKPKLRFTDSYTSSLRPEHAKRAADETMASIPSKMAKLGLGEEEERCSEMSGRIKISHKHMNATYLHKQNRVIPSRSTQHISPEWNLHSSRVDADLQGCRTNPQTSLFHHKHLKHHSKRRTFEHGDSTRRQPSLIAKIPVSRIYGEPEEGDAWRPTFSNVEKVIVTDVTTNFLTVTIKESSTDEGFFKDKR; this is encoded by the exons ATGGAGCTATCGGCTGTCGGGGAGAGGGTGTTCGCGGCCGAATCGATCATCAAGAGACGGATACGACGG GGTCGAATGGAATATCTCGTTAAATGGAAGGGCTGGTCAGCCAA GTACAGTACTTGGGAACCAGAGGAAAATATCCTAGACTCGCGCCTTTTCGTTGCCTTTGAAGAGag GGAGCGTGAGAGAGAAATATTTGGACCCAAGAAAAGAGGACCTAAGCTGAAGACTTTTCTTCTAAAg GCCCAAGCTAAAGAAAAGGCAAAGTCTTATGAATTTAGAAATGAATCATCCAGGGGCATTCATGTTGCATATGCCAGTCCAGAGCCTGTGGTAACCCCTAGAGCGAGAGAGGGACTGCGTGCTGTGGTTCCCACCATTTTCCCTCCCAGCACAGTCAACCGAGGGGAGAGTGTAAGGCTTTCACCTCCAGAACCAAGGGAGCATCGTTCTTCGCCCTCAGCAAGACCCAGCACTGATGCATTTACCCTTGCCCCAAAGAAGAGAGGACGGAAGCCCAAATTACGGTTCACAGATAGCTATACAAGCTCTTTACGTCCAGAGCATGCAAAAAGAGCAGCAGATGAGACCATGGCAAGCATTCCTTCCAAAATGGCAAAGTTAGGTTTGGGTGAAGAGGAAGAGAGATGCTCTGAAATGAGTGGGAGAATTAAAATATCTCATAAGCACATGAATGCTACCTATTtacacaaacaaaacagagtCATTCCAAGCAGGAGTACCCAGCACATTTCTCCAGAGTGGAATTTGCATTCCAGCAGAGTGGATGCAGACTTACAGGGCTGCAGGACTAATCCACAAACAAGCCTCTTTCACCATAAACACCTGAAGCACCATTCAAAACGAAGAACATTTGAACATGGTGATTCCACCAGAAGACAGCCTTCACTTATCGCCAAAATCCCAGTGTCACGAATATATGGAGAGCCGGAAGAGGGAGATGCTTGGAGACCCACTTTCAGCAATGTGGAGAAAGTTATAGTTACCGATGTTACGACAAACTTCCTGACTGTAACGATCAAAGAGAGTAGCACAGATGAAGGATTCTTCAAAGACAAAAGATGA
- the LOC137010536 gene encoding uncharacterized protein, translating to MAAPTGYGPSKEFGNRWNRLCFDGDEKNYELWETKFLAHLRLLGLKSTILGEASAVDDEGAEEEDDSKNEVAYAVLIQLLDDKSMSLVMREDSVMKVKGRDHWSTRLTCYNCGQKGHKAAECKVVAGERGERRQWCSFCKSTSHKDVHCRRRKRDKVKQTVDEEEDHTFAFMVEQVNKVPIDGVEMKGLMVDSGATKHIVTDIEKFVDFDLSFKPQSHILELADGERASGIALKKGTAKLRLRNSNGRIVDMMLTEAL from the coding sequence ATGGCAGCGCCAACAGGTTATGGGCCCAGTAAAGAGTTTGGGAACCGATGGAACCGTTTATGTTTCGACGGAGATGAAAAGAATTATGAACTGTGGGAAACAAAGTTTCTGGCACATTTGCGTCTTCTAGGTTTGAAATCCACCATATTGGGTGAAGCCTCTGCCGTGGACGATGAGGGTGCGGAGGAGGAAGACGACAGTAAAAATGAAGTGGCATATGCAGTTCTGATCCAATTATTAGATGATAAGAGTATGTCGCTTGTGATGAGAGAGGACAGCGTAATGAAAGTTAAAGGAAGGGACCATTGGAGTACGAGACTCACCTGTTACAACTGTGGCCAGAAAGGTCACAAAGCCGCGGAGTGCAAGGTGGTTGCTGGGGAGCGCGGGGAACGGAGACAATGGTGTAGTTTCTGTAAAAGCACCTCACATAAAGACGTGCACTGTCGTCGAAGAAAGCGGGATAAAGTGAAGCAAACGGTGGATGAAGAGGAGGATCACACATTTGCGTTTATGGTGGAGCAGGTGAATAAAGTTCCGATTGATGGAGTGGAAATGAAAGGCCTCATGGTGGATTCTGGAGCTACTAAACACATCGTTACGGACATTGAGAAATTCGTGGATTTCGACTTGAGTTTCAAGCCTCAGAGCCACATTTTGGAGCTGGCTGATGGAGAGCGGGCCAGTGGTATCGCGCTGAAGAAAGGTACCGCTAAATTGCGTTTGAGAAATAGCAATGGCCGCATTGTGGACATGATGTTGACGGAGGCACTTTAA
- the LOC137011297 gene encoding E3 SUMO-protein ligase CBX4-like: protein MELPAAGEHVFAVESIEKKRIRKGRFEYLVKWRGWSPKYNTWEPEENILDPRLLVAFQNRERQEQLMGYRKRGPKPKHLLLQVPSFARRSSVLTDLQEVSQDEDNQPKATPDLVQSQQYQLNRKKHHLHQPNPKDKQGDAQTNGKKKHYYQLNSKKHHHYQPNPKMYDSLYQRVRESKVPELTDKEWNLSPALQQKWVQDNDSGCLSKVRNITMELKKLSKLNGRADLNVNAKEDTAPPNGISSKMKIVKNKNKNGRIVIVMSKYMENGTQAAKIKKGMVDAKEKRQAQDCKSCGTVESTEKIKYTKKQSIVKVIKKDSKAESACLGLSNGLSFHKGDNPKKACSVLFEPNNSKKPGSTGEPAFDEQPFKLTTKTSLTPMPFEKNDQRGTQSSQFGPPTFPQKRCRSEADSGSGEAKRFLSSQSTSVPNTDLSHSCNLNDHKHSGGHDFEILDFNQDEPIDLSCVRLREERTFSTHSQIENSTAIGKEAVFTPEQEETEVKKTVPSFTPFLGNIIITDVTANCLTVTFKEYVKFRNI, encoded by the exons ATGGAGCTGCCCGCCGCGGGTGAGCACGTCTTCGCGGTGGAAAGCATCGAAAAGAAACGCATTAGAAAG GGAAGGTTTGAGTACCTAGTCAAGTGGAGAGGCTGGTCTCCCAA ATATAACACGTGGGAGCCAGAGGAAAATATTCTGGACCCGAGACTTCTCGTCGCTTTCCAAAACAG GGAAAGACAAGAGCAGCTAATGGGTTATCGTAAACGAGGGCCAAAACCAAAACATCTACTCCTGCAG GTACCATCATTTGCTCGAAGATCCAGTGTTCTTACAGACCTTCAGGAGGTGTCACAGGATGAGGATAACCAACCCAAAGCAACTCCAGACCTGGTCCAAAGTCAGCAATACCAGCTTAACAGAAAGAAGCACCATCTCCACCAGCCCAACCCAAAAGACAAGCAGGGAGATGCACAAACAAATGGGAAAAAGAAGCACTACTACCAGCTCAACAGCAAGAAACACCACCACTATCAACCAAACCCTAAAATGTATGACTCCCTATATCAAAGGGTCAGAGAGAGCAAAGTTCCTGAGTTAACTGACAAGGAATGGAATTTATCTCCAGCATTACAGCAGAAATGGGTTCAAGATAATGATTCTGGGTGCCTCAGTAAGGTGAGGAATATTACAATGGAGTTGAAAAAGCTTTCTAAACTAAACGGTAGAGCTGACTTAAATGTGAATGCAAAGGAGGACACAGCACCGCCTAATGGAATAAGTAGCAAAATGAAGATTGTGAAGAACAAGAATAAAAACGGCCGCATTGTCATTGTCATGAGCAAGTACATGGAAAATGGCACCCAGGCAGCTAAAATTAAGAAGGGAATGGTTGATGCTAAggaaaaaaggcaagcacaggaCTGTAAGTCCTGTGGAACAGTTGAGAGCACAGAGAAGATAAAGTACACAAAGAAGCAAAGTATTGTGAAAGTGATAAAAAAGGACAGCAAAGCTGAGTCTGCCTGTTTGGGGCTTTCCAATGGACTATCATTTCATAAAGGGGACAATCCTAAAAAAGCATGCTCTGTACTGTTTGAGCCAAACAACTCAAAGAAGCCCGGCAGCACTGGAGAGCCTGCATTTGATGAACAACCCTTTAAACTGACAACCAAAACCAGTTTGACTCCAATGCCTTTTGAGAAGAATGATCAAAGAGGCACCCAATCTAGCCAATTTGGTCCCCCCACCTTCCCTCAAAAGCGTTGCCGCTCTGAGGCAGACAGTGGCAGTGGGGAGGCTAAGAGGTTTTTAAGTTCTCAGAGTACAAGTGTTCCAAATACTGACTTGTCTCACTCTTGCAACTTAAATGACCATAAGCACTCTGGTGGACATGACTTTGAAATCCTGGACTTCAACCAAGATGAACCCATAGACCTCAGCTGTGTAAGGTTGAGAGAAGAGAGAACATTTTCTACACATTCTCAGATTGAAAACTCTACAGCAATTGGGAAAGAAGCAGTGTTCACACCAGAACAAGAAGAGACAGAAGTGAAAAAAACTGTTCCAAGCTTTACACCGTTTCTGGGGAATATAATAATCACTGATGTCACAGCGAACTGTCTCACAGTGACATTCAAGGAGTATGTTAAGTTTAGGAATATTTGA